The proteins below are encoded in one region of Mycobacterium pseudokansasii:
- a CDS encoding LamB/YcsF family protein, producing MASIDLNADLGEGFGAWQLGDDAAMLEIVTSANVACGFHAGDPAGLLRVCRSAAERGVRIGAQVGYHDLSGFGRRFIDVDPEDLLAEVVYQIGALQAIAQAGGSAVSYVKPHGALYNTIVTHREQAAAVAAAVRMVDPALPVLGMTGSVFFEEAGRLGLRTVAEAFADRAYRSDGQLLSRREPGAVLADPKAIAERAVAMVATGAVTAVDGTPVPITVESLCVHGDSPGAVQIATAVRERLAASGAEIKAFC from the coding sequence GTGGCTTCCATCGACCTCAACGCCGACCTCGGTGAAGGATTCGGCGCCTGGCAGCTGGGTGATGACGCCGCCATGCTCGAGATCGTCACCAGCGCCAACGTGGCGTGCGGCTTCCACGCCGGAGACCCGGCCGGACTGCTGCGGGTCTGCCGGTCGGCCGCCGAGCGCGGCGTGCGCATCGGAGCCCAGGTCGGCTACCACGACCTGTCCGGGTTCGGCAGGCGCTTCATCGACGTCGACCCCGAGGACCTGCTTGCCGAAGTCGTGTATCAGATCGGCGCGCTGCAGGCCATCGCCCAGGCCGGCGGCTCAGCGGTGTCCTACGTCAAACCCCATGGCGCCCTGTACAACACGATCGTCACCCACCGCGAGCAGGCAGCTGCCGTGGCGGCGGCGGTGCGCATGGTCGACCCGGCGCTGCCGGTGCTGGGTATGACCGGTTCGGTGTTCTTCGAAGAGGCCGGCCGTCTCGGCCTGCGCACGGTGGCCGAGGCGTTCGCCGATCGCGCCTACCGGTCCGACGGGCAACTGCTGTCCCGCCGGGAACCCGGTGCGGTACTGGCCGACCCCAAGGCGATCGCCGAGCGCGCGGTCGCCATGGTGGCCACCGGCGCAGTCACCGCGGTCGACGGCACACCCGTGCCCATCACCGTGGAATCGCTTTGCGTGCACGGGGATTCGCCGGGCGCGGTGCAGATTGCGACCGCGGTGCGGGAGCGGTTGGCGGCCTCCGGCGCCGAGATCAAGGCGTTCTGCTGA
- a CDS encoding substrate-binding domain-containing protein — translation MGPTPRRRATLASLAAELKVSRTTISNAFNRPDQLSTELRERVLATAKRMGYAGPDPVARSLRTRKAGAVGLVMAEPLTYFFSDPAARDFVAGVAQSCEELGQGLLLVAVGPSRSLQDGTTAVLSAGVDGFVVYSVCDDDPYLQVVLQRRLPVVVVDQPKHLAAVSRVGIDDRAAMRKIADYVLGLGHRDIGLLTMRLGHDRRQGLVDAERLQSPAFDVQRERIMGVWDAMTAAGADPDSLTVVESDEHLPTSGGDAAKVALTANPRITALMCTADILALSAMDYLRGHGIYVPGQMTVTGFDGVPEAISRGLTTVSQPSLQKGRRAGELLQRPPRSGLPVVELLDTELIRGRTCGPPA, via the coding sequence GTGGGCCCCACACCTCGCCGGCGGGCGACTCTGGCGTCACTGGCTGCTGAGCTGAAGGTGTCGCGCACGACCATTTCGAATGCGTTCAACCGGCCGGATCAGCTTTCCACCGAACTGCGGGAGCGGGTGCTGGCCACGGCCAAGCGGATGGGTTACGCCGGACCCGACCCGGTGGCGCGATCGCTACGGACCCGCAAAGCCGGAGCCGTCGGCTTGGTGATGGCCGAGCCGTTGACCTACTTCTTCTCCGACCCGGCGGCGCGGGATTTCGTTGCCGGGGTGGCGCAATCGTGCGAGGAGCTGGGTCAGGGCCTGCTACTGGTCGCGGTCGGGCCCAGCCGCAGCCTGCAGGACGGCACCACCGCCGTGCTCAGCGCCGGGGTCGACGGCTTCGTGGTGTATTCGGTATGCGACGACGACCCTTATCTGCAGGTGGTCCTGCAGCGGCGGTTGCCGGTTGTGGTGGTGGACCAGCCGAAGCACCTTGCGGCAGTGTCCCGGGTCGGCATCGACGACCGGGCAGCGATGCGCAAGATCGCCGACTACGTTCTCGGGCTGGGACATCGCGACATCGGGCTGCTGACGATGCGGCTGGGCCACGACCGGCGCCAGGGCCTGGTCGACGCGGAGCGGCTGCAGTCGCCGGCTTTCGACGTGCAGCGCGAGCGCATCATGGGCGTCTGGGATGCGATGACGGCCGCCGGCGCCGATCCGGATTCGCTGACCGTGGTGGAAAGCGACGAACACCTGCCGACGTCGGGCGGCGATGCCGCCAAGGTGGCGCTGACGGCCAACCCGCGAATCACCGCGCTGATGTGCACCGCCGACATCTTGGCGCTGTCGGCCATGGATTACCTTCGCGGACATGGGATTTACGTGCCGGGGCAGATGACGGTCACCGGGTTCGACGGCGTGCCGGAAGCGATCAGCCGCGGGCTCACCACGGTGTCTCAGCCGAGTCTGCAGAAGGGCAGACGTGCCGGTGAACTGTTGCAGCGGCCGCCGCGGTCCGGTCTGCCCGTCGTCGAGCTGCTCGATACCGAGCTGATCCGGGGCCGCACCTGCGGACCCCCCGCTTAG
- a CDS encoding DUF4239 domain-containing protein — protein MSEPPLWLLLLLVVVIGILIAVSSVWLANRVLAAVADEHNSKISPFITVVGLIYGALLGFIIVVAWQQFSSAEVTVATEASTLTTMYRQTVAMPEPEQTQIKQLLRQYTSAVMGSEWAQQGSGEASDSARAAITGMYRIVGSQQPSVESSPIHPAFINELTQLGSNRTMRIVNAKPRIPTLLWSVLISGGVVLVALTGFLRLGNTMGHVIVTSVTAILLGLLLSIAFSLDHPFRSDGGITPAPFQHSLATFDAVDRGT, from the coding sequence GTGAGCGAACCACCCCTTTGGCTGCTTTTACTACTGGTTGTAGTAATCGGAATTCTAATCGCAGTGAGTAGCGTATGGCTAGCAAATCGCGTTCTCGCCGCGGTTGCCGATGAACACAATTCGAAGATTTCGCCCTTCATTACCGTTGTCGGACTGATTTATGGCGCCCTACTTGGATTTATCATTGTCGTCGCCTGGCAACAGTTCTCCTCAGCCGAGGTCACCGTCGCTACCGAAGCATCCACGCTAACCACGATGTACAGACAGACGGTCGCCATGCCAGAACCCGAACAAACTCAGATAAAACAACTATTGCGACAGTACACCAGCGCAGTGATGGGTTCCGAATGGGCTCAGCAAGGTAGTGGCGAGGCCAGCGACAGCGCACGAGCTGCGATTACTGGCATGTACCGCATCGTGGGAAGTCAGCAGCCTAGCGTCGAATCCAGCCCAATCCATCCGGCATTTATTAACGAGTTGACACAGCTAGGGTCTAACCGCACCATGCGGATCGTTAATGCTAAGCCGCGAATACCCACGCTCCTATGGAGTGTCCTGATATCAGGTGGAGTTGTACTGGTGGCACTCACGGGTTTCTTGCGTCTCGGAAACACCATGGGCCATGTGATTGTGACCAGCGTGACCGCAATCCTACTTGGCCTGCTGCTATCGATCGCGTTTTCCCTCGACCATCCTTTTAGATCCGACGGAGGGATTACGCCGGCACCATTTCAGCATTCACTGGCGACCTTCGACGCAGTTGACCGGGGGACATAA
- a CDS encoding MFS transporter, which translates to MTDPSTDDPLPRRTAHALDLLAFSLADVRDGLGPYLSIYLLLTHHWDQASIGFVMAVGGLAGVVAQTPVGAVVDRTIAKRALVIVGAVSVAAAALAMPLFAGFYSISFLQAVTGIAGSIFNPALAAITLGIVGPRMLSRRIGRNESFRHAGTAAAAAAAGGLAYVFGPVVVFWLLAAMAVISIGATLRVPPDAIDNDVARGLDRAIGTQHAQPSGFSVLLHARRLMIFAVVVFTFHFANAALLPLVGQKLALHNKQVGTALMSACIVAAQVVMVPVAYVVGLKADAWGRKPIFLAGFAVLTVRAFLYPLWDNSYWLVGVQLLDGVGAGIFGALFPLVVQDVTHGTGRFNVSLGAITTAWGVGAALSNLVAGRIVVAAGYDVAFMALGAIAGAGFALYLVAMPETAATAGYASDPRVLAPPHRRQL; encoded by the coding sequence ATGACCGATCCGAGCACCGATGATCCGCTCCCCCGACGAACCGCGCACGCTTTGGACCTATTGGCGTTTTCGCTGGCCGATGTCCGCGATGGCTTAGGTCCCTATCTCTCGATCTATCTGCTGCTGACCCACCACTGGGATCAGGCCTCCATCGGGTTCGTCATGGCCGTCGGCGGTCTCGCCGGAGTCGTAGCGCAAACGCCGGTTGGCGCGGTGGTGGACCGGACCATCGCGAAACGCGCGTTGGTCATCGTCGGCGCGGTGTCGGTCGCCGCAGCGGCATTGGCAATGCCGCTGTTCGCCGGCTTCTACTCGATCTCATTCCTGCAAGCCGTTACCGGGATCGCCGGCTCCATCTTCAATCCGGCATTGGCGGCGATAACACTCGGCATTGTCGGGCCGCGGATGTTGTCCCGGCGGATTGGTCGTAACGAATCGTTCCGGCATGCCGGTACCGCGGCGGCAGCCGCCGCAGCCGGCGGTCTCGCTTACGTGTTCGGCCCGGTAGTGGTGTTCTGGCTACTGGCCGCCATGGCGGTGATCAGCATCGGGGCAACGCTGCGGGTCCCGCCCGACGCGATTGACAACGACGTGGCCCGCGGTCTGGATCGGGCTATCGGGACACAGCACGCGCAGCCGTCCGGATTCTCGGTGCTGCTGCACGCCCGGAGACTGATGATCTTTGCCGTGGTCGTCTTCACCTTCCATTTCGCCAACGCGGCCTTGCTGCCGCTGGTAGGCCAGAAGCTGGCGCTGCACAACAAGCAGGTCGGGACGGCGCTGATGTCGGCGTGCATCGTCGCCGCGCAGGTTGTCATGGTGCCCGTCGCATATGTCGTCGGGCTCAAGGCCGACGCCTGGGGACGCAAGCCGATATTCCTGGCCGGCTTCGCGGTGTTGACCGTCCGCGCGTTCCTGTACCCACTGTGGGACAACTCGTACTGGCTTGTCGGTGTGCAGCTTCTCGACGGTGTGGGAGCCGGCATTTTCGGCGCACTGTTTCCCCTCGTCGTCCAGGACGTCACGCATGGAACCGGCCGGTTCAATGTCAGCCTGGGGGCGATAACCACCGCGTGGGGAGTCGGTGCCGCGTTGTCGAATTTGGTTGCCGGCAGGATCGTGGTCGCCGCCGGTTACGACGTGGCGTTCATGGCACTGGGCGCCATCGCGGGCGCGGGCTTTGCGCTCTATCTGGTCGCCATGCCGGAAACGGCCGCGACGGCAGGTTACGCGTCAGACCCACGGGTCCTCGCGCCGCCACACCGTCGGCAGCTGTAA
- a CDS encoding PPE family protein has product MFDFALLPPEFNSARMYAGPGSDSMRAAAASWEGLSAEMHSAAATYGSVVSDLTSMQWSGPSSMSMAAAVIPYVDWLTGTAEQAGHTAAQATAAATAFEQAFTMTVPPALIAANRAQLLALIATNFFGQNTAAIATTEAQYLQMWAQDATAMHDYTLASAAAWKLTPFVSPQSDTNPGGLSAQHAAVTHAATKAPTPPTPPSNKGNWIGNLLKDIGAALTAVGLPEVGLPLYELGVFVNTLKLPKILKDDFTALDALFAWYSTMGSVTGVSGMANGIINTEKSLGLISGVAQPVADTAPKVAPALLAPLNAIAKSLSGATMRAGGVLGGQVSATARSAGTIGQLSVPPSWATPQATVAAKTFQAATPLSTLPTSDAAPAAMPGLPGMPSAATGRAGVIPRYGLKMTVMSRPLAGG; this is encoded by the coding sequence ATGTTCGATTTTGCACTGTTACCACCAGAGTTCAATTCTGCCCGGATGTATGCCGGCCCCGGATCTGACTCGATGCGCGCGGCAGCTGCGTCCTGGGAAGGGCTCTCAGCGGAAATGCATTCCGCTGCCGCGACATACGGATCGGTGGTCTCAGATCTGACCAGCATGCAGTGGAGCGGTCCGTCGTCGATGTCGATGGCCGCCGCGGTCATTCCCTATGTGGATTGGCTGACCGGCACCGCCGAGCAGGCTGGACACACCGCGGCCCAGGCAACCGCCGCCGCGACGGCCTTTGAGCAGGCCTTCACGATGACGGTGCCGCCGGCGCTGATCGCCGCCAACCGCGCCCAGCTGCTCGCGCTGATCGCCACCAACTTCTTCGGCCAAAACACCGCCGCGATCGCCACCACCGAAGCCCAATACCTGCAGATGTGGGCCCAAGACGCCACCGCAATGCACGACTACACCCTCGCCTCGGCCGCAGCATGGAAGCTGACCCCGTTTGTCTCCCCGCAATCCGACACCAACCCCGGCGGGCTCAGCGCTCAACACGCCGCAGTCACCCACGCCGCCACCAAGGCCCCCACACCCCCGACGCCCCCGTCGAACAAGGGCAACTGGATCGGAAACCTGCTCAAAGACATCGGAGCGGCGTTGACCGCGGTCGGCCTACCCGAGGTCGGGCTGCCGCTCTACGAATTGGGCGTATTCGTCAACACCTTGAAGCTCCCCAAGATCCTCAAAGACGACTTCACCGCCCTCGACGCCCTGTTCGCCTGGTACTCCACCATGGGCTCGGTGACCGGCGTCAGCGGCATGGCCAACGGGATCATCAATACCGAGAAGAGCCTCGGCTTGATTTCCGGCGTGGCCCAACCCGTGGCCGACACCGCACCCAAAGTCGCCCCGGCCCTGCTGGCCCCGCTCAATGCCATCGCCAAATCACTATCCGGAGCAACCATGCGCGCCGGAGGCGTCCTGGGCGGTCAAGTCTCGGCCACCGCGCGCAGCGCAGGCACCATCGGACAACTGTCGGTGCCCCCCTCCTGGGCCACACCCCAGGCCACCGTCGCCGCCAAAACATTCCAGGCCGCCACCCCCCTGAGCACACTGCCCACCAGCGACGCCGCACCCGCAGCCATGCCCGGCCTACCCGGAATGCCCTCCGCCGCAACCGGACGCGCCGGCGTCATACCCCGATACGGACTCAAAATGACCGTAATGTCACGCCCACTGGCGGGAGGATAA
- a CDS encoding SLC13 family permease — protein sequence MTLVVALLLLAVVLGFAVARPRGWPEALAAVPAAVILIGIGAISLQQAAAQVAGLARVVAFLGAVLVLAKLCDDEGLFEAAGAAMARTSTGSVGLLRHVFVIAAVITAVLSLDATVVLLTPVVLAVVRRLRPPVRPYAYATAHLANAASLLLPVSNLTNLLAYHVAGISFIKFTLVMGLPWLAAVAAVYAVFRWFFARDLRVAPDPEQLGPPPQPPVFVLVVVALTLAGFVIAEAAGVAPAWAALAGASLLALRSLGRRHTSMTEIVRSANVAFLVFVLALGVVVQAVMLNGVGTAMSAVLPSGSGLPALLGIAAVAAALANMVNNLPATLVLLPLVGASGPAAVLAVLIGVNIGPNLTYVGSLSNLLWRRVLRSHHVEAGVGEYTRLGLCTVPTALLAAVLALWASVQLFGV from the coding sequence TTGACTCTTGTCGTAGCGCTGCTGCTGCTTGCTGTGGTCCTCGGTTTCGCGGTCGCCCGTCCGCGCGGCTGGCCCGAGGCGCTGGCGGCGGTCCCGGCGGCCGTCATCCTGATCGGGATCGGCGCGATTTCGCTACAGCAGGCGGCCGCCCAGGTGGCGGGGCTGGCACGGGTAGTCGCATTCCTGGGTGCCGTACTGGTACTGGCCAAGCTGTGCGACGACGAGGGCCTGTTCGAAGCCGCAGGTGCGGCGATGGCGCGGACGAGCACCGGTTCGGTCGGGCTGCTGCGGCACGTGTTCGTCATTGCCGCAGTCATCACCGCGGTGCTCAGCCTGGATGCCACCGTGGTGTTGCTGACACCGGTGGTGCTGGCCGTCGTGCGGCGGCTGCGACCGCCGGTGCGCCCATATGCCTACGCCACCGCGCACCTGGCCAACGCCGCGTCGCTGCTGCTGCCGGTGTCGAACCTGACGAATCTGCTCGCCTACCACGTCGCCGGGATTTCGTTCATCAAGTTCACGCTGGTGATGGGGCTGCCGTGGCTGGCCGCGGTGGCGGCGGTCTACGCGGTGTTCCGGTGGTTCTTCGCCCGGGACCTGCGCGTTGCGCCGGATCCCGAGCAACTCGGGCCGCCGCCGCAGCCACCGGTGTTCGTGTTGGTGGTCGTGGCGCTGACCCTGGCCGGGTTCGTGATCGCCGAGGCGGCGGGGGTGGCGCCGGCGTGGGCCGCATTGGCCGGCGCGTCGCTACTGGCGCTGCGCAGCCTCGGCCGTAGGCACACGTCGATGACGGAGATCGTGCGCTCGGCCAACGTGGCATTCCTGGTCTTCGTGCTGGCGCTGGGCGTCGTCGTGCAGGCGGTGATGCTCAACGGCGTGGGTACCGCCATGTCTGCGGTGCTGCCGTCGGGTTCTGGGTTGCCGGCGTTGCTCGGTATCGCGGCGGTGGCCGCCGCGCTTGCCAACATGGTCAACAACCTTCCGGCGACCCTGGTGTTGCTGCCGCTGGTCGGGGCCAGCGGGCCGGCCGCGGTGCTGGCCGTGCTGATCGGGGTCAACATCGGCCCCAACCTGACCTACGTCGGTTCACTGTCCAACCTGCTGTGGCGACGGGTGCTGCGCAGTCACCACGTCGAGGCCGGCGTCGGCGAATACACCCGTCTGGGGCTGTGCACGGTACCCACCGCGCTGCTGGCGGCGGTGCTTGCGCTGTGGGCGAGCGTGCAGCTGTTCGGTGTCTGA
- a CDS encoding IS1380 family transposase yields the protein MGKSRSCYPSLALDGRATGVVSHAGAVVLLRAAERVRLTGALSGALAPWRKPLASHDPGKIVLDVAIALALGGDCLADVGLLRAEPGVFGTVASDPTVSRLITSLAADAPKALAAIGSARAAARAAAWAAAGQASPGHGIDADHPLIIDLDATLVTAHSEKEKAAPTFKRGFGFHPLCAFVDHGSAGTGESLAILLRAGNAGSNTAADHKTVLACALEQLPFQVGYRVGKKVLVRTDAAGATHEFLNYLSARRLSYSLGFALTETMATGIDAIPQTAWTPAYDADGQVRDGAWVTEATGVVDLSDWPAGMRLIVRKERPHPGAQLRFTDRDGLRLTAFVTNTTRGQLPDLELRHRRRARCEDRIRVAKDTGLANLPLHGFDQNRIWCALVQLAMELTAWCQMLAFEEHPARRWEPKRLRLRLFSIAGRLARHARRTRLRLAAHAPWADVLTTALARLQPG from the coding sequence GTGGGCAAGTCTAGGTCGTGTTACCCGTCGTTGGCGTTGGATGGTCGTGCAACCGGTGTCGTGTCGCATGCTGGTGCGGTTGTGCTGCTGCGTGCCGCCGAGCGGGTGAGGCTGACCGGGGCGTTGTCGGGCGCGTTGGCGCCGTGGCGTAAACCGCTGGCCAGCCACGACCCCGGCAAGATCGTGCTCGATGTGGCTATCGCGCTGGCGCTCGGTGGGGACTGCCTGGCTGATGTCGGCCTGCTGCGCGCCGAACCCGGGGTGTTCGGTACGGTCGCATCCGATCCCACCGTGTCGAGGTTGATCACTTCGTTGGCCGCAGATGCCCCGAAAGCGTTGGCGGCCATCGGCTCTGCGCGGGCCGCCGCACGTGCCGCGGCGTGGGCGGCTGCTGGACAGGCCTCGCCGGGTCATGGGATCGATGCCGATCACCCGTTGATCATCGATTTGGATGCGACCCTGGTCACCGCGCACTCGGAGAAGGAGAAAGCCGCACCAACATTCAAGCGTGGCTTTGGGTTTCACCCGTTGTGTGCGTTCGTCGATCACGGCAGTGCGGGAACGGGGGAGTCGCTGGCGATCTTGCTGCGGGCCGGCAATGCCGGCTCTAACACCGCCGCCGACCACAAAACGGTCCTCGCGTGCGCGCTGGAGCAATTGCCCTTTCAGGTCGGCTATCGGGTCGGCAAGAAAGTTCTGGTGCGCACCGACGCCGCCGGGGCCACCCACGAATTCCTCAACTACCTGAGCGCGCGCCGGCTGTCCTACTCGCTGGGATTTGCCCTCACCGAGACGATGGCCACCGGCATCGACGCGATTCCCCAGACGGCGTGGACCCCGGCCTACGACGCTGATGGGCAGGTCCGTGACGGGGCGTGGGTCACCGAGGCAACCGGGGTCGTTGACCTGTCGGACTGGCCCGCGGGGATGCGGCTGATCGTGCGCAAAGAACGCCCTCATCCGGGCGCCCAGCTACGTTTCACCGACCGCGACGGGTTACGGCTGACCGCGTTCGTCACCAACACCACCCGTGGGCAGCTGCCCGATCTCGAACTGCGCCATCGCCGCCGCGCCCGCTGCGAAGACCGCATCCGGGTCGCCAAAGACACCGGCCTGGCCAACCTCCCCCTGCACGGATTCGACCAAAACCGGATCTGGTGCGCATTGGTGCAGCTGGCCATGGAGCTGACCGCCTGGTGCCAAATGCTGGCCTTCGAGGAGCACCCGGCGCGGCGCTGGGAACCCAAACGACTACGGCTGCGGCTGTTTTCGATCGCCGGCCGCCTGGCCCGCCACGCCCGCCGAACCCGGCTGCGCCTCGCCGCGCACGCACCCTGGGCCGACGTGTTGACCACCGCGTTGGCCCGCCTGCAACCCGGCTGA
- a CDS encoding MBL fold metallo-hydrolase — protein sequence MRLKLGRPDLARYSGRFSVPAAQTDSPLSVLWMGVSTLLLDDGSSALMTDGYFSRPTLAQVAAGKVAPSPARVVGCLARAKVSRLAAVIPVHTHIDHAMDSALVADRTGAQLVGGESAANVGRGYGLAEDRLVVAVPGQPIELGAYDVTLVESHHCPPDRFPGVIAAPVVPPVRASAYRCGEAWSTLVRHRSSGRRLLIQGSAGFVKGALDGYRAEVVYLGVGQLGLQPRSYLVDYWTEVVRAVGARRVILVHWDDFFRPLSKPLRAIPYAADDLDVSMRVLDELAAADGISLQLPTVWRREDPWV from the coding sequence ATGCGACTGAAACTTGGGCGTCCCGACCTGGCCCGCTATTCCGGCCGATTCAGTGTCCCTGCGGCCCAAACTGATTCGCCGTTGTCGGTGCTCTGGATGGGCGTGAGCACGCTGCTGCTCGACGACGGCTCGTCGGCGTTGATGACCGACGGCTACTTCTCCCGGCCCACCCTGGCGCAGGTGGCCGCGGGCAAGGTGGCGCCGTCGCCGGCGCGGGTGGTCGGCTGCCTGGCCCGCGCCAAGGTGTCGCGGCTTGCGGCCGTCATCCCGGTGCACACCCACATCGACCACGCGATGGATTCCGCACTCGTGGCCGACCGCACCGGCGCGCAGCTGGTCGGGGGCGAGTCTGCGGCCAATGTCGGGCGCGGCTACGGCCTGGCCGAAGACCGGCTGGTGGTCGCGGTCCCCGGGCAGCCGATCGAGCTGGGTGCCTACGACGTCACGCTGGTCGAGTCGCACCACTGCCCGCCGGACCGATTTCCCGGGGTGATCGCCGCGCCGGTGGTGCCGCCGGTGCGGGCGTCGGCCTACCGCTGCGGTGAAGCATGGTCGACGCTGGTGCGCCACCGCTCGTCGGGTCGGCGGCTGTTGATCCAGGGCAGCGCCGGTTTCGTCAAGGGCGCGCTCGACGGGTACCGGGCCGAGGTCGTCTACCTCGGTGTCGGCCAATTGGGCCTGCAACCGCGGTCCTATCTGGTCGACTACTGGACCGAGGTGGTGCGCGCGGTCGGCGCCCGCCGGGTGATCCTGGTCCACTGGGACGACTTCTTCCGTCCTTTGTCAAAACCGTTGCGTGCCATACCATATGCGGCCGACGACCTGGACGTGTCGATGCGCGTCCTCGACGAGCTGGCCGCCGCGGACGGCATCTCGTTACAGCTGCCGACGGTGTGGCGGCGCGAGGACCCGTGGGTCTGA
- a CDS encoding glycine-rich domain-containing protein: MIRAESHSGHRMAADCAKSATEALQTGMRQALAFDAPYVIERLLKDGVADTHTLADEVFSEVKKYLVLCELTPGAAIGMYSGLVDAAWHTFILFTPQYTSYSQRHFGRYLDHVPTVDESRYQGRPRPGAPVVANNVRGQGGLRNSSRANSKKLTFPDFRDRYEAVFGQSLPDVWYDERCISPNRRMIRDDRRGQVWLARHDGYVEVRCANGATLIRVNELAYAALQFILVTATFYVRELPGGLAQEEKVGLTQALTQSGVLKIAS, translated from the coding sequence GTGATTCGTGCCGAAAGTCATTCCGGACATCGCATGGCCGCCGACTGTGCTAAGTCCGCTACCGAAGCGTTGCAGACCGGGATGCGCCAGGCGTTGGCCTTTGACGCCCCGTATGTGATCGAACGACTGCTCAAGGACGGGGTAGCGGATACCCATACCTTGGCGGACGAAGTATTCAGCGAAGTCAAGAAGTATCTAGTTCTGTGTGAGCTGACACCCGGTGCCGCTATCGGAATGTATTCGGGGCTTGTCGATGCGGCATGGCATACGTTTATTTTGTTCACCCCTCAGTACACAAGCTACAGCCAGCGGCATTTCGGCCGGTATCTTGACCACGTTCCGACTGTAGACGAATCAAGATACCAAGGCAGGCCCCGGCCAGGCGCTCCGGTCGTTGCTAACAATGTGCGCGGTCAAGGCGGGCTCAGAAATAGTTCCCGCGCAAATAGCAAAAAGCTGACTTTCCCAGATTTCCGCGACCGCTATGAAGCCGTATTTGGACAGTCATTACCCGATGTTTGGTACGACGAACGATGCATTAGTCCGAACCGGCGGATGATCCGTGATGACCGGCGCGGTCAAGTATGGCTCGCTCGTCATGATGGTTACGTAGAGGTGCGCTGCGCTAACGGTGCAACCCTCATCAGGGTCAACGAACTCGCCTATGCCGCTTTACAATTCATCCTTGTCACTGCCACCTTCTATGTCCGGGAACTGCCGGGCGGGCTCGCCCAAGAGGAAAAAGTCGGTCTAACTCAAGCTTTAACCCAATCTGGTGTCCTAAAAATCGCTAGTTAG